The following proteins are encoded in a genomic region of Actinomadura sp. NAK00032:
- a CDS encoding stage II sporulation protein M, with the protein MDVDAYVAAHNADWLRLEQLINRGRRLSGTEVDELVELYQRTATHLSVVRSSSPDPQLVGRLSSLVARGRAAVAGAQAPLWRDVTRFATVSFPAAAYRMKWWWLGAAVLGNLLSLALALWIVHSPDVQASIATPDEIRELVDHDFANYYTEHSAASFAFQVWVNNAWVSAVALIFGILLGIPTVYVLLMNQLNLGLTAGLMFAYGKGDIFFGLILPHGLLELTAVYLACAGGMRLGWTIIDPGPRRRGQALAEEGRAAVSIAIGLVAVLLVSGLIEGFVTGWVHVTWLRIGIGVVAEVAFLSYVLVLGRRATRAGETGDADLRPDLAPVSG; encoded by the coding sequence GTGGACGTCGACGCCTATGTGGCCGCGCACAACGCCGACTGGCTGCGCCTGGAGCAACTCATCAACCGCGGCCGCAGGCTGAGCGGCACCGAAGTGGACGAACTGGTCGAGCTCTACCAGCGCACCGCCACGCACCTCTCCGTCGTCCGCTCCAGCTCGCCCGACCCCCAGCTGGTGGGCCGGCTCTCGTCGCTCGTAGCGCGCGGCAGGGCCGCCGTGGCGGGCGCCCAGGCGCCGCTCTGGCGGGACGTCACCCGCTTCGCGACGGTGTCGTTCCCGGCCGCCGCCTACCGGATGAAGTGGTGGTGGCTCGGCGCCGCCGTCCTCGGCAACCTGCTCTCGCTCGCCCTCGCGCTCTGGATCGTCCACAGCCCGGACGTGCAGGCGAGCATCGCGACGCCGGACGAGATCCGCGAACTCGTCGACCACGACTTCGCGAACTACTACACGGAGCACTCCGCCGCGTCCTTCGCGTTCCAGGTCTGGGTGAACAACGCGTGGGTGTCGGCGGTCGCGCTCATCTTCGGGATCCTGCTCGGCATCCCCACCGTGTACGTCCTGCTGATGAACCAGCTCAACCTCGGGCTGACCGCCGGGCTGATGTTCGCCTACGGCAAGGGCGACATCTTCTTCGGCCTGATCCTGCCGCACGGCCTGCTGGAGCTCACGGCCGTGTACCTCGCGTGCGCGGGCGGCATGCGGCTCGGCTGGACGATCATCGACCCGGGGCCGCGCCGCCGCGGCCAGGCCCTCGCCGAGGAGGGCCGCGCGGCCGTCAGCATCGCCATCGGCCTCGTCGCGGTGCTGCTCGTGTCCGGCCTCATCGAGGGCTTCGTGACCGGCTGGGTGCACGTCACCTGGCTGCGCATCGGGATCGGCGTGGTCGCGGAGGTCGCCTTCCTCAGCTACGTGCTCGTCCTCGGCCGCCGCGCCACCCGCGCGGGCGAGACCGGCGACGCCGACCTCCGCCCCGACCTGGCCCCCGTCTCCGGCTGA